A stretch of Pseudomonas sp. LS.1a DNA encodes these proteins:
- a CDS encoding NAD(P)(+) transhydrogenase (Re/Si-specific) subunit beta has translation MSMNLVTLLYLVASVCFIQALKGLSHPTTSRRGNLFGMIGMGIAIVTTVGLIYKLGAELATAGIGYVIVGLLVGGTAGSIMAKRVEMTKMPELVAFMHSMIGLAAVFIAIAAVLEPQSMGIVAAMSDPIPTGNRLELFLGAAIGAITFSGSVIAFGKLSGKYKFRLFQGAPVQFAGQHKLNLILGLTTIALGLLFTFTGHYSAFTLMLVLAFIMGVLIIIPIGGADMPVVVSMLNSYSGWAAAGIGFSLNNSMLIIAGSLVGSSGAILSYIMCKAMNRSFFNVILGGFGGDTDAGAAQGSKEQRPVKSGSADDATFLLSNADSVIIVPGYGLAVARAQHALKELTEKLTHNGVTVKYAIHPVAGRMPGHMNVLLAEAEVPYDQVFEMEDINAEFGQADVVLVLGANDVVNPAAKNDPKSPIAGMPILEAFKAKTIIVNKRSMASGYAGLDNELFYLDKTMMVFGDAKKVIEDMVKAVE, from the coding sequence ATGAGCATGAATCTGGTAACGCTCCTCTACCTCGTCGCCTCGGTGTGCTTCATCCAGGCGCTCAAGGGCCTGTCGCACCCGACTACCTCGCGGCGCGGCAACCTGTTCGGCATGATCGGCATGGGCATCGCCATCGTCACCACGGTCGGCCTCATTTATAAGCTCGGGGCTGAGCTTGCGACTGCCGGTATCGGCTACGTCATCGTTGGCCTGCTGGTCGGCGGTACCGCCGGTTCGATCATGGCCAAGCGCGTAGAGATGACCAAGATGCCGGAACTGGTCGCCTTCATGCACAGCATGATCGGCCTGGCTGCGGTGTTCATCGCCATCGCCGCGGTGCTGGAACCGCAATCGATGGGCATCGTTGCCGCCATGAGCGACCCGATCCCCACCGGCAACCGCCTGGAGCTGTTCCTCGGCGCGGCCATCGGTGCCATTACCTTCTCCGGTTCGGTGATCGCCTTCGGCAAACTGTCGGGCAAGTACAAGTTCCGCCTGTTCCAGGGCGCACCGGTACAGTTCGCCGGCCAGCACAAGCTGAACCTGATCCTCGGCCTGACCACCATCGCCCTGGGCCTGCTGTTCACCTTCACTGGCCACTACAGTGCCTTCACCCTGATGCTGGTCCTGGCCTTCATCATGGGCGTGCTGATCATTATTCCGATCGGGGGCGCCGACATGCCGGTGGTGGTGTCGATGCTCAACAGCTATTCGGGCTGGGCCGCGGCCGGTATCGGCTTCTCGCTGAACAACTCGATGCTGATCATCGCAGGCTCCCTGGTCGGCTCGTCCGGTGCGATCCTCTCGTACATCATGTGCAAGGCGATGAACCGTTCGTTCTTCAACGTCATCCTCGGTGGCTTCGGTGGTGATACCGATGCCGGCGCGGCACAAGGCTCGAAAGAGCAGCGCCCGGTGAAGTCCGGTTCGGCCGACGATGCTACCTTCCTGCTCAGCAACGCCGACAGCGTGATCATCGTCCCGGGCTACGGCCTGGCGGTGGCGCGCGCCCAGCACGCACTGAAGGAACTGACCGAGAAGCTGACCCACAACGGCGTAACCGTGAAGTACGCGATTCACCCGGTGGCGGGCCGTATGCCCGGGCACATGAACGTGCTGCTGGCCGAGGCCGAAGTGCCGTACGACCAGGTGTTCGAGATGGAAGACATCAACGCCGAGTTCGGCCAGGCCGATGTGGTGCTGGTGCTGGGCGCCAACGACGTGGTCAACCCGGCGGCGAAGAACGATCCCAAATCGCCAATCGCCGGCATGCCGATCCTCGAAGCGTTCAAGGCCAAGACCATCATCGTCAACAAGCGCTCCATGGCCAGCGGCTACGCCGGCCTGGACAACGAACTGTTCTACCTCGACAAGACCATGATGGTGTTCGGCGACGCCAAGAAGGTCATCGAAGACATGGTCAAGGCGGTGGAGTGA
- a CDS encoding NAD(P) transhydrogenase subunit alpha yields the protein MEDMLISHGIYNLIIFVLAIYVGYHVVWNVTPALHTPLMAVTNAISAIVIVGAMLAAALTVTPAGKLMGTLAVALAAVNVFGGFLVTRRMLEMFKKKTKNEAQK from the coding sequence ATGGAAGACATGCTGATTTCCCACGGCATCTACAACCTGATCATCTTCGTGCTGGCCATCTATGTGGGCTACCACGTGGTGTGGAACGTCACCCCGGCGCTGCACACGCCGCTGATGGCCGTGACCAACGCCATTTCGGCGATCGTCATCGTCGGCGCCATGCTGGCCGCAGCCCTGACCGTGACCCCGGCCGGCAAGCTGATGGGCACCCTGGCAGTGGCCCTGGCCGCGGTCAACGTGTTCGGTGGCTTCCTGGTCACCCGTCGCATGCTTGAGATGTTCAAGAAGAAAACCAAGAACGAGGCGCAGAAGTAA
- a CDS encoding Re/Si-specific NAD(P)(+) transhydrogenase subunit alpha, whose product MHIGVPLETQTGETRVAATPETIKKLIGQGHQVTVQRGAGLNASIPDSAYEAVGASLGSAADAYGAQLVLKVVAPNDQELALINSGSLLVGMLNPFNSELIGKMAERGITAFALEAAPRTSRAQSLDVLSSQANIAGYKAVLLAAHHYPRFMPMLMTAAGTVKAARVLILGAGVAGLQAIATAKRLGAVIEASDVRPAVKEQIESLGAKFIDVPYETDEERECAEGVGGYARPMPASWMQRQAQAVHERAKQADIVITTALIPGRKAPTLLSAETVAQMKPGSVVIDLAAAQGGNCPLTVADQVVQENGVIIVGPTNLPAQVGADASALYARNLLDFMKLLFDKDGALVINLEDDIVAACLMCRDGQVVRKNG is encoded by the coding sequence TCAAGAAACTGATTGGCCAGGGCCATCAGGTCACCGTCCAACGGGGGGCAGGGCTCAACGCCAGCATTCCGGACAGTGCCTATGAGGCCGTGGGCGCTTCCCTGGGGAGTGCAGCCGATGCCTACGGCGCCCAATTGGTGCTCAAAGTGGTCGCCCCCAACGACCAGGAACTGGCCCTGATCAACAGTGGCAGCCTCCTGGTGGGCATGCTCAACCCCTTCAACAGCGAGCTGATTGGCAAGATGGCCGAGCGCGGCATTACCGCGTTCGCCCTGGAAGCCGCGCCACGCACCTCGCGGGCGCAGAGCCTGGACGTGCTGTCATCGCAAGCCAACATCGCCGGTTACAAGGCGGTGTTGCTGGCTGCCCATCACTACCCACGCTTCATGCCCATGCTGATGACCGCCGCCGGGACCGTAAAGGCCGCGCGCGTGCTGATCCTGGGCGCGGGCGTTGCCGGCCTGCAGGCCATTGCCACGGCCAAGCGCCTGGGTGCGGTGATCGAGGCGTCCGACGTACGCCCGGCCGTGAAGGAGCAGATCGAGTCGCTGGGTGCCAAGTTCATCGACGTGCCCTACGAAACCGATGAGGAGCGCGAGTGCGCCGAAGGTGTTGGCGGTTACGCTCGGCCAATGCCGGCCAGCTGGATGCAACGCCAGGCCCAGGCCGTGCACGAGCGCGCCAAGCAGGCGGATATCGTCATCACCACTGCGCTGATCCCGGGGCGCAAGGCACCGACCCTGCTCAGCGCCGAAACCGTCGCGCAGATGAAGCCCGGCTCGGTGGTCATCGACCTCGCAGCGGCCCAGGGTGGCAACTGCCCGCTGACCGTCGCCGACCAGGTGGTACAGGAGAACGGCGTGATCATCGTCGGCCCGACCAACCTGCCGGCCCAGGTGGGCGCCGATGCCTCGGCGCTGTATGCCCGCAACCTGCTGGACTTCATGAAGCTGCTGTTCGACAAGGACGGCGCGCTGGTCATCAACCTCGAAGACGACATCGTCGCGGCCTGCCTGATGTGCCGTGATGGCCAGGTCGTCCGCAAGAACGGCTAA